The genomic DNA AACAGTTAAATAGGCGACTCCACTGGATTGGTGCGCGTCCTGCAGTGTGGTCTGTCTCTCGCGGCGCCGAAGGACTGGTGATTCATGTTCAGGAGATGCTCCCCCGCATACCGAGGCGAATAGCAAGGGCAAGCCGAAATCTCGCCGCCGCTGAACTCCGCAAGCACCGTCATCGTTAATCGGTAGTCGATGGTCGACCGAGGGCAGCGGCGGCTTCTTTTCTTGGAGCGAGTTTTCGTGAGAGGGGAGTTTGCCAGTCTGGGGATGGAGATTTTGTTGCGTGATTCGGAGACCGATTCTTGCTGTCAACGCTGTCTCCGAGTGCTTCGCCAGTGTCAACCGTTTGCGTCACAGGCATTGGCTATGGGGCGAGTCGGGGGACGTCCATTTGTTGCATCGCCTTGTAGGTGGCTACCGGACCGGACAGCTTTGGCGCGGCACCTTCCAATGCATTCATCACAAACTTGACAACGTCCCGTCGGATTCCACGCCGCGAGAACTCTTTTAATGCATGGTGGGCGGCGCGGTGAAACTCTCCCGAGCGGCTCGATCGAATCAGCCCTCCGAGCACCGCCGACAGACCAACTTCTCCCATTCCGGCAACGCCTTCGGCTGCCACCCAAGCGACGTCGCTGTCGCTGTCGTCCATCGCATGGACCAGGGGGGAAGAGGCGGAGGAATCACCGATCTCCGACAACGCCTTGGCCGCTTCCCAGCGGACTTGATGTCGTCGATCGTCCAGTTTGGCGATCAGCGCCAACATCACCTCATCGCTCTTTGCGTCGATCAGTGCATGTCGTGCCTTCTCGCGAACGACGCCGTCGGGGGAAGCGAGTCGCTCGATCGTGGACATTATTTCCGATGGATTCATGGTGTTTTGAGCCCTTTTGGTACGAGACGTTCTGGCGAGCTTTCCGGTTAAAACAGACCGTCAGCCGACGTGTGATGCACGATTTGATTAACCGATGCAAATAGCGGGCCGCAGGGCGGTGCCGAGGGTCTGGATTGCAAGATGCCAACAAAACGGAATGCCTCTCCCGGGCGAGCCTGGTTAGAAAATGGCCGCGCCGATAACACTTTGCACTGTTGTCCAGCTGGATACCCTCTGTGGCGGCATCCGTCATGGGGATTGGGAGCATTGGTATGACGTGTGCACTCGATTGCCAGGGTGCTCAAAGAGGCAAAGAATTGTGGATGAACGCATCCCTCCACCTTTTTACAAAGGAGTATCGAGATGTCATTTGTTATCACCGAACACGCCGAGGGACAGGTGGTCGAGATCCAGTTGACCGGCAAGTTGTCCAAGGAAGCGTACGAAAAGTTTGTTCCGATGACCGAAGCGAAGATCGCCGAATATGGGAAGGTGCGGATGTTGGTGATCATGCACGATTTTCACGGCTGGGAAGCGGGAGCATTGTGGGAAGATATCAAGTTCGATTTCAAGCACTTCAACCACATCGAACGGCTCGCCATCGTCGGCGAATCGAAGTGGGAAAAGGGAATGACCGTCTTCTGTCGTCCCTTCACCACCGCCAAGATCAAATACTTCGATCACGACGAGATCGGTGCGGCCCGCGAGTGGATCCACGAATCGAACGACTGAGTCTTTGTTGCCGAAGCATCGCATGAGAGAACGAGATTTCGCAGCGACGGGGCCAAAGCGAACACGATGATGTCGCCGCAAGCGTCAGGATGGGCTCGCCAAGCGTATCGTGGTTTTCGATTGATGCAATCGTTGTTGTCTCCCCGACCCGGTAGTACGATGGTGTTCCATTTGTGTGGTGCACTTCGGGATACATGAGTGATGCAAGCGAACTTGGTTCTCACCTCCGCCATTCTCATTGTCGCAACTTTCCCAATCGCTGGGCGCTCGGCCGAGCCGGTGGTGCAGTTCCTTGCCGGCTCGGAAGGAGTCGATGGTGCGGAGATCGTCTACAACGGCCAAGCGGCCGCCGACGGACGGATCGTATTCAACGCAACCAACGGCTTCTTCGATGAAGGGGCTTTCGTTGCATCGGGTTCACTGGCGATGGTGCGCGAAGATGACGGCTTGATTGCTGAGTCATTTGAGTCGTTGCAATTCCGGAACGTGGAGAAAACGGGATCCGCCCAATGGTACCTTTGGATCGCGTCGCCCGGGACAATCGAGGCCAAGCTGTTTTTGCAGTTGCCGTCGCAGCAAGCGCAAACGCGTTGGCAGATCCAGTGGGGCGAAGAAGTGCAATCGTTGGACCTTGGGGCGTCGGATGGGCTCGCCGGGATTCCGATTTCCTTCGATGTGAAGCAGCCAGGCAAGCTCCGCGTTGCACTGAAGTGTTTGACTGAACCGTTGCCGATGGAAACAGAGATCCACCGAATCGAATTGAGCGGTCCGGCGATTCGCGATGCCAAACTTTTGCGCGTCCGTTGGCGGCCAGCCGCCGTTCATACACGGTTCTACGCACCGCCGGAGTGTCGGCAGCCGACGATGTGGGTTTTTGAGACCGAATGTGTTACGCCGGTTTCCAGTTATTCACCGATCACGACACCGTTCGGCTATTTTGGGACAAGTTTTGTCGATGGAAAGATTCCTCCCGAGGTTAGCTACAATTTTTCGATGTGGGCCGCAGGCAGCAAGGCTGCCGAAGCGCCTCCGTTGGAATCGATGCCGCAATTGCTCGCTACCGGGCATCCCGAGGCAAGGTTCAGCAGTTTTGGTCACGAAGGGACGGGCTTGAAGATCCGCGATGCGGTGGTTTATCCAGGCGGAGCCGATCGCGCTATCCAGGCATTTCGCGTGACGGCTCAAGGGGATGTCTTCACCTATTACGGTTACATCTACAACGAAGCGCAGCAACGGTGGGTGTTGTTTGCCGTTGGCAGCCAACCGAAAAAGAGCCCGAAGGATGAACCCTTTTTAACCTCGACCGGTTCGTTCTGTGAAATTCCTGGGCCGCCTCGCGTTCAACGAACCGGTGATGTGCAACGCGTGATCCGGCGGCGGGGCTGGTTTTATGGCAGCGACCGACGTTGGTATCTGGCAAGTTTGCCGTCGCCCGCGGAGCAGACCAAAACGAAGCGAGCTCGGTTGGACCGCGCCGCGGCGAATCGTGGCGAACTGCCGATCGCACTGAATAAGTACACCCGCTACGCGGACAACTATCGAACCGAAGGTTGGATTGAATCGGCGACCGGTGGGATGGAGTGTTATCGGGCGGAGAGCATTCCAAAACCACAGGGGAACCGGGGAGGGATGAGGCTGCCGGCGTATCTTGCGAACGAGAAGGTCGCTCAATTGTTCGCGATGCCGGTCGAATTTGGAGAGGCGGAAGCGAAGTCGATCGCCGCGCATTCGGCGACGATCGATTACCCGTTGATCCAAGCGGGCAAAGGGGCCAAGGCGGTACTCTATTACGGTACGCAAGATTGTTTAACTTTCCGCCGTCCCGAAAAAGTAGGTGGCAGTGGGGTCCAAGGGGATGTTTTTAGTGAAGATCGAACTTGGCAATTTGCGACTCCGCTGCAGGACGTCCGCAGTGGCAGCAACGCGTTCCGTCTCAGCGAATTGAAACCGGGAACAACCTATCACTACCGTCTGTTCGTAACCAATTCCGAAGGGCAAAGCTGGGACTTTGTCTCGAGTTCCTTCAAGACGTTGGATTAGCGTCCAATTCTTCTCTTTTACGCTTCCAGCATCCAGTGGCGGGTAGATGCTTGCCACTTGGAAATGGTGGTAAACACTCGGACGTCGTGAGCGGTCTCACTTGCTGTGGTTGCCAACCTGTGTCGCAATCGATCACCAGGTCGATTTGGCATCCAGTCACGATGTGGGACAAAACGCTCTCGAAGGCAACGGTCTGAATCACGATTTGATATGGATGGAAATCCTCATCGGTTTCGGTTGTTGTGCGCTAGGCGATCGGACGGATTGCCAGTAATTCGCCTGCCCAAGGCTATGGGATGTTTGGTGGAATCGCGTCTGCAAATCGCTTCGGAATAGCTTTTGCGAATAAAGTTGCGGTAAATACTAATTTTCGTTTTGGGTTCTGGCTTGCGCTAGAACATCTCGTAAGTGATGGCAAATCTTTCTTGCGAACAATTGGGTGCGGCTTGCCGCACGTAATCGCGAAACACTCAATCGACCCATCATAGATAGTACTAGCGACACATGGTTTAACTCGTGGACAAAGGGCTGTTGTAGTCCAAGCGTCCCAATGCAAACGCAACGCGTCGTTCTATCAAACCGTTAATTAGGGTCGGGATTGCGGCGCACTGCGATGTGACTTCCCGCAACCCTTTCCAGTTGCGATGCATTCCCCATTATGTGGTCCTACGGTTGTTGTGCTGTAAATGGTCATGTTGCGGTTTGTTCTAACAGGACGAATTTGTGGGGCCGGTGATAGGCGTTTGAGGATTGCGCCACACACTCGGTTCGTCGAGTACGCATCGAATGATCTTCAATCCTCGCGTTTCCAACAATATGAAAATAACAACATGTTGCGTGCACACTGCGTCATCGCCATCGAGTCACCTTCGTTATCCGATCGTCTTGAACAAAGCCTGAAGCAGGTTCCTCTGACATGTGCTCGCGTTGCGTCGGGCCAGTGTGAAGCGATACTTTCGGCAGCGAAGGAAAACGCGGCTACAGGGTTCATCTTTTTGCAACTCTCCGATTCAACAAGCAATTTGAAATCGTTGATTCATCGCCTGCGTTCGTCTTTAGATACCCGAATTGTGGTCGTCGGAAACGCAACCACCGGGCGTCAGGTAATCGAAATCATTCGCGCTGGCGCCGATGATTTTGTCGACGAGAAAGACGATCTGCAACGCGAAATAGGGCTGCTCGTAAAACGGGCGGCGCCAGGCACTGTACAGAATCAACGCAAATCGGAATTGATTACTGTCACCTCCAGTTGTGGTGGCTGCGGTGCAAGTTCTTTGGCCGTCAATATCGCCGCCCAATACGCTCACAAATATGGCGAGTGTGGATTGGTTGATCTGCAGATGCACGGGGGGGATTTGGCAACGCTGCTAAGGCTGAGTCCGCGGCACACCATCTCCAAAATGTTAGCCAACAACCATCCGTTGGCTCCCGAAATGGTTCAGCAAGCCCTCACCAAGCACGAAACAGGAATCAGTTTGTTAGCCGGTGCCGACCCGTTGACCTATTTGCCGTCGAGCAGTCCTGAAACAATCCGTAGTATCGTTCGTTCGATGACAACAAACTTTCAGCGGGTCGTCGTCGAATTGGAAGATATTTCGCATCGCGAACAACTGGCAGCGCTATCGGACAGCGATCAGGTTGTTCTCATTTTTCGCATGCATTTTCCCGCACTGGCACGCGCACACCGCTTCTTCGAAAGCATCGAACGCTTTGGCGTCGACCCCGACAAGGTTCGTATCGTCGCATCGCAAGTTGGCCAGTCTGGCGAAGTTCCGATTGGCCACGCGGAGAAGATCTTTGGACGCAAAATCGATGCCTGCATCAGCAACGATGTCTGTCCGATGAATCAAGCGGTCAATCTGGGAATTCCGGTGGTGCTCGATTCGCCAAAATCACAATGCAGTCGGGACTACATGGCATTGGTTCAATTGTTGGACGGCGAAACGCCTCTGCCATCGAACACGCGATGGAACGTTGGCGCACTCCTGAAATCGACGTTTGGTTCTTCTCGCCAAGTACCAGCACTCTCCTAATCTCTATCACTTCAACAAGAACGTCTGTGGGATCAACGAACAATGAATCAAGCGACTCTATCTCCGAACAACAGCCTTGAACGCCGCGAACGACTGCAACGCGTGCGTGGTGAGATTCACGACCAATTGGTTGCCCGCATCGATATGTCGGCATTGCGGAACATCAAACCCGAATTGATGCGAGACCAATTGCGACTTGGCGCTCAAGAGTTGTGTCGTTTCCACTCCGATTTGTTAACCCATGCCGAGCAGGAAGAGATCGTCGAAGACCTGCTTTATGAGATGTTAGGACTCGGGCCGATCGAGGTCTTGATGAACGATCCAACGATCTCCGACATTCTTATCAACGGCCCCAATTCCGTCTTCGTCGAACGCCGCGGGATGTTGGAAGAGACGCAGGTTCGATTTCAGAGCTTGGATCACTTGGTCAATATCGTGCAACGCGTGGCCAGTCGCGTGGGGCGTCGCATCGATGAATCGAGTCCCATGGTCGACGCTCGATTGCCCGATGGCAGCCGATTGAATGCCGTCATCCGACCGCTAGCGCTCGAAGGGGCATTGGTCTCGATTCGCAAATTTGCCACTCGCCCGATGACCGCCGCCGACTTTGTCAAACGGCGTGTGGCGACGCCGGAGATGTTGGGTTTTCTGGCCGCTTGTATCGCCGCCAAATTGAACATCGTGATCTCGGGAGGCACCGGCAGTGGGAAGACGACCCTTTTAAACATGTTGTCCAGCCACATCCCTCAGGGCGAGCGGATCGCGACAATCGAAGACGCCGCCGAGTTACAGCTGCAGCAATCGCATGTCGCTCGGATGGAGACGCGCCCTGCGAACCTGGAAGGTCGCGGAGAAGTCACCGCCAGCGACTTGCTGAAAAATGCCCTGCGGATGCGTCCCGATCGAATCATCATCGGCGAATGCCGCGGCGTGGAAGCGTTTGACATGCTGCAAGCCATGAGTACCGGACACGCCGGCAGCATGACAACGATCCACTCCAACGACACTCGAGATGCGATCAATCGCTTAGAGATGCTGGTCGGGATGGCGGCTCCCGAACTGCCGATGTGGTTTGTTCATCGACAGATCGCATCGTCGATCAATATCGTGATCCAGACCCAGCGATTGGCGGGTGGCACTCGGAAGATCACACAGATATCGGAGATCACCGGCACGCAGAATGATGCGATCAACATGCATGATCTGTTTACGTTTCAACAGACAGGAGTTGCCGAGAACGGGCAGGTGGAAGGCCATTTCGAGGCTTGTGGAATTATGCCGAAGTGTCTCCCGCGACTCCGGTCGGCTGGCGTCCACATCGATGCGGAGATGTTTCGGCA from Rosistilla carotiformis includes the following:
- a CDS encoding HEAT repeat domain-containing protein — protein: MSTIERLASPDGVVREKARHALIDAKSDEVMLALIAKLDDRRHQVRWEAAKALSEIGDSSASSPLVHAMDDSDSDVAWVAAEGVAGMGEVGLSAVLGGLIRSSRSGEFHRAAHHALKEFSRRGIRRDVVKFVMNALEGAAPKLSGPVATYKAMQQMDVPRLAP
- a CDS encoding SpoIIAA family protein, which encodes MSFVITEHAEGQVVEIQLTGKLSKEAYEKFVPMTEAKIAEYGKVRMLVIMHDFHGWEAGALWEDIKFDFKHFNHIERLAIVGESKWEKGMTVFCRPFTTAKIKYFDHDEIGAAREWIHESND
- a CDS encoding DUF3472 domain-containing protein; amino-acid sequence: MQANLVLTSAILIVATFPIAGRSAEPVVQFLAGSEGVDGAEIVYNGQAAADGRIVFNATNGFFDEGAFVASGSLAMVREDDGLIAESFESLQFRNVEKTGSAQWYLWIASPGTIEAKLFLQLPSQQAQTRWQIQWGEEVQSLDLGASDGLAGIPISFDVKQPGKLRVALKCLTEPLPMETEIHRIELSGPAIRDAKLLRVRWRPAAVHTRFYAPPECRQPTMWVFETECVTPVSSYSPITTPFGYFGTSFVDGKIPPEVSYNFSMWAAGSKAAEAPPLESMPQLLATGHPEARFSSFGHEGTGLKIRDAVVYPGGADRAIQAFRVTAQGDVFTYYGYIYNEAQQRWVLFAVGSQPKKSPKDEPFLTSTGSFCEIPGPPRVQRTGDVQRVIRRRGWFYGSDRRWYLASLPSPAEQTKTKRARLDRAAANRGELPIALNKYTRYADNYRTEGWIESATGGMECYRAESIPKPQGNRGGMRLPAYLANEKVAQLFAMPVEFGEAEAKSIAAHSATIDYPLIQAGKGAKAVLYYGTQDCLTFRRPEKVGGSGVQGDVFSEDRTWQFATPLQDVRSGSNAFRLSELKPGTTYHYRLFVTNSEGQSWDFVSSSFKTLD
- a CDS encoding AAA family ATPase, with the translated sequence MLRAHCVIAIESPSLSDRLEQSLKQVPLTCARVASGQCEAILSAAKENAATGFIFLQLSDSTSNLKSLIHRLRSSLDTRIVVVGNATTGRQVIEIIRAGADDFVDEKDDLQREIGLLVKRAAPGTVQNQRKSELITVTSSCGGCGASSLAVNIAAQYAHKYGECGLVDLQMHGGDLATLLRLSPRHTISKMLANNHPLAPEMVQQALTKHETGISLLAGADPLTYLPSSSPETIRSIVRSMTTNFQRVVVELEDISHREQLAALSDSDQVVLIFRMHFPALARAHRFFESIERFGVDPDKVRIVASQVGQSGEVPIGHAEKIFGRKIDACISNDVCPMNQAVNLGIPVVLDSPKSQCSRDYMALVQLLDGETPLPSNTRWNVGALLKSTFGSSRQVPALS
- a CDS encoding CpaF family protein produces the protein MNQATLSPNNSLERRERLQRVRGEIHDQLVARIDMSALRNIKPELMRDQLRLGAQELCRFHSDLLTHAEQEEIVEDLLYEMLGLGPIEVLMNDPTISDILINGPNSVFVERRGMLEETQVRFQSLDHLVNIVQRVASRVGRRIDESSPMVDARLPDGSRLNAVIRPLALEGALVSIRKFATRPMTAADFVKRRVATPEMLGFLAACIAAKLNIVISGGTGSGKTTLLNMLSSHIPQGERIATIEDAAELQLQQSHVARMETRPANLEGRGEVTASDLLKNALRMRPDRIIIGECRGVEAFDMLQAMSTGHAGSMTTIHSNDTRDAINRLEMLVGMAAPELPMWFVHRQIASSINIVIQTQRLAGGTRKITQISEITGTQNDAINMHDLFTFQQTGVAENGQVEGHFEACGIMPKCLPRLRSAGVHIDAEMFRQRRMEVDMEQMQAYRIQ